The DNA segment TAGTCGCGCACGCCAAGCACAAGCGCGTCGTGGATGGACCCAACCGCATCGATCTCAGCATAGTTGCTCTCCGCGCCGACCGTCTCGGTCTCAACCACGGTGAGCTCCTCCTCAAAGGACTTCAGCACCATCTGGGGCATTCCACGCCGGTCGAACGCCATGCTCCGGCCGTCGAACACCAGGTCGTCGTTCCCGCCGACCTGGTTTACGAACACAAAAGGCAGCCCGTGCCGGGACGCGTGCCCGGAAACCAGCCGCTTTCTGACTGCCTCCTTGCCAACAGTGAACGGCGAGGCCGAGATGTTGATCAGCACTGTCGCGCCGGCTGATGCGAGTTCCGCTATCGGGTCGCGATCATACAGCGTCCGCTCCCACATCTCCGGAGAATTCCACGCGTCTTCACATATCGTCATCCCAAGCATCTCGCCGCGGAATCTCACCGGCCGCACGTTATCGGCAGCGTCGAAGTACCGCGTTTCGTCGAATACGTCGTAGGTCGGCAGCAGTGACTTGGCCTGCCGGGACTGTTCCCTGCCTCCGGCCACGAGCACGGCGGCGTTCAACAGACCCTTGCCCGGGCTGCGCGATGAACGGACTGGGGCCCCGACGATGATCCCGATTTCGGGGGCTTGCTCGGAAATCCGCGCAACGTCGGCCAGACCGGATTCCACCCGGTCGATGAACCAGCTTCGGACCAGCAGGTCGCGCGGCGGATAGCCGGTCAGTACGAGTTCTGGGAAAACGACAAGGTCGGGTTTGATCTGACAAGCCCGGTGGAACAACTGCTGCACGCGCCCGACGTTGCCGGGCACGTCGCCAACTACCGGATTCAGCTGAGCCAGAGCGACTCTCATGGAGTGATAGGCTGATGTCTCAAGGATACGCATGTCCGAGGCCAGAGCCACTGGCACCGGAAATCCTTGTGTCCGGTCATTTTCAGAACTCAGTCTGCCAAATCAGCAACCCTTGTCAACAACGGGCGCAGGGCTTATTATCTGTCGTAGTGTTCCCTTTAATATTGTTGCTGCTGCCGGCACAGCTGATGCGACCGGACATTGCGGTCCCGCCGGGGCTCGATACCTTTGACCTCTCGGACCACACCGTAGTCCTGTCGGTAGACGACGGCTACCATTCTGTCTACGAGAACGTGTATCCCTTGCTCAAGCGGTATCACATGACGATGACGCTGGCACTCATCACCGGCTGCATCACCGAGGGTAAGCCGTCCTACAGCCCTTCCGACCGATTCCTCAATGAGCGCGAGATTCGGGAGATGCTGGACTCCTGCGACATCGAAATAGCCAGCCATACTGTTACTCATGCCTGGCTGACTCGGATCAGCACTACGTCGGCATGGTGGGAGATAACCGAATCGAAGCGACATCTCGAGTCCATGTTCGGCAGACCGGTGATAACCTTTGTCTACCCCTACGGCGACATGAACGGCAGGATCCGCGACTTGGTCCGCCGCGCCGGCTACAAACTGGCCCGTGAAGTCGGAGCGGGAACACCGAACCTCTGGGTAGAACCCTATCGAATTCCGGAAGTCGAACTCAGGATCGACGCCCGGCTGCCCGCTATCATGACCCACATCCGGCGAAACAAGACAACCGTCATCCTGCTGCACCGGATTGTCCAGAAGCCCCGCGTCTTCACAGAATGGCCGGTCACCGACTTTGCTGCCCTTCTGGACTGGATACACGAACGTCGGGTTCGCGTCGTTACGCTCGAGGAACTCTACCGCGAGTGGTGGCGGGACAAACTTAAGCGGACACTTCTGGGGGTTACTACGAAGTCGGACTCTGGCCGGCTATTCCAGGATGTAGACATCGACGCCACTCGAACTACCCATCCCCGCTGATGTAAAGGCGTCCATGTTCTGCTTCCGTCCCACGAATATGTCGATGTGCTTGCCTCTCACGGCAGTTCCCACGTCGTGGGCGTAGAAAACGCCGCCCAAGACCTGACCGTCAATTGAGACATTCTCTGCCTGAGGGATGTACACGATCGATCCCAAGGGTATGATACGGGGGTCGACCGCGATGGATCTGAGCTCCGTGAGTCTGTGCCCGCTGCAACCAAGATACTCATCCACTACCTGGGCTCGATTCGCCTGCTTGAGGTAGCTGATACGACGCCCGTCCTTGAGACAGGCTGCCGCCTCCTCGCGGAAGGCCTTCACGAAGGCTGAGGAGAATCGGCCGAGAAGTTGGCCGTCGGCAAGGTAGATTGCTGAAGATCTGCTGGTAGGGTACTCGGCTTCATCAACCGCCCAGTAGTAGGTGATCTTGAAGCGCCCCAGGTAGCGGGCCTGCGGCGTCCCAACGCTGTCCTGTCGACCCGAAAGCAGAAAATCAGGCGGCTGTACGCCGGTCCGAACGACGCCGCTTGTGGTCTGCGCCCTGGGCAGGAAACAGGTAGACACCAGCAGCAACAGGCCTACAGCCCATTTTCTCATGATATATAGTCCAAATCTCACCGTTCGTGTCAAGAAAATCCTT comes from the bacterium genome and includes:
- a CDS encoding NAD+ synthase, whose translation is MPVALASDMRILETSAYHSMRVALAQLNPVVGDVPGNVGRVQQLFHRACQIKPDLVVFPELVLTGYPPRDLLVRSWFIDRVESGLADVARISEQAPEIGIIVGAPVRSSRSPGKGLLNAAVLVAGGREQSRQAKSLLPTYDVFDETRYFDAADNVRPVRFRGEMLGMTICEDAWNSPEMWERTLYDRDPIAELASAGATVLINISASPFTVGKEAVRKRLVSGHASRHGLPFVFVNQVGGNDDLVFDGRSMAFDRRGMPQMVLKSFEEELTVVETETVGAESNYAEIDAVGSIHDALVLGVRDYVRKCGFRKVVLGLSGGIDSAVVCCLAVAALGPENVLGITMPSEYSSRGSVEDSRQLATNLDIDLREIGISEAYHAYLSLLERDFAGRKPDTTEENLQARVRGNILMAISNKLGHLVLGTGNKSEIAVGYCTLYGDMACGLCVIADVPKTTVYALANYINRRGDVIPHSIIRKPPSAELRPDQTDQDTLPPYEELDAIIEAYVDQGRSADEIVATGHSRDTVDWVIRAVTRNEYKRRQAAPGLKVTSRAFGTGWRMPMAARY
- a CDS encoding polysaccharide deacetylase family protein, with the protein product MFPLILLLLPAQLMRPDIAVPPGLDTFDLSDHTVVLSVDDGYHSVYENVYPLLKRYHMTMTLALITGCITEGKPSYSPSDRFLNEREIREMLDSCDIEIASHTVTHAWLTRISTTSAWWEITESKRHLESMFGRPVITFVYPYGDMNGRIRDLVRRAGYKLAREVGAGTPNLWVEPYRIPEVELRIDARLPAIMTHIRRNKTTVILLHRIVQKPRVFTEWPVTDFAALLDWIHERRVRVVTLEELYREWWRDKLKRTLLGVTTKSDSGRLFQDVDIDATRTTHPR
- a CDS encoding 3D domain-containing protein gives rise to the protein MRKWAVGLLLLVSTCFLPRAQTTSGVVRTGVQPPDFLLSGRQDSVGTPQARYLGRFKITYYWAVDEAEYPTSRSSAIYLADGQLLGRFSSAFVKAFREEAAACLKDGRRISYLKQANRAQVVDEYLGCSGHRLTELRSIAVDPRIIPLGSIVYIPQAENVSIDGQVLGGVFYAHDVGTAVRGKHIDIFVGRKQNMDAFTSAGMGSSSGVDVYILE